A window of Suncus etruscus isolate mSunEtr1 chromosome 4, mSunEtr1.pri.cur, whole genome shotgun sequence contains these coding sequences:
- the LOC126006641 gene encoding phospholipase A2, membrane associated-like translates to MVPRIPFSCKTSSRMKILLLLAIIVAFGLLPAHGDLGDFGIMIWKVTGKNPVTNYSFYGCYCGYGGRGSPKDATDRCCFAHDCCYRRLIKKKCGTKGLSYKVNYRGSQVTCASQSSCRKQLCECDKKAALCFKKNMKSYQGKYKYYNNKNCSGKAPKC, encoded by the exons AGCTCCAGGATGAAGATACTCCTGCTGTTGGCAATAATTGTGGCCTTTG GTCTGCTGCCAGCCCATGGGGATTTGGGGGATTTTGGAATCATGATTTGGAAAGTAACAGGAAAGAATCCAGTAACTAATTATAGCTTCTATGGTTGCTATTGTGGCTATGGAGGCAGAGGATCCCCCAAGGATGCAACGGACCG GTGCTGCTTTGCACATGATTGTTGCTACCGACGTCTGATCAAAAAGAAATGTGGAACCAAAGGTCTGAGCTACAAGGTTAATTACCGAGGAAGCCAAGTCACATGTG CCAGTCAGAGCTCGTGTAGAAAACAACTATGTGAATGTGATAAAAAGGCTGCCCTCTGCTTTAAGAAGAACATGAAAAGCTACCAGGGGAAGTACAAATACTACAACAATAAAAACTGCAGTGGGAAGGCCCCCAAGTGCTGA